GTAGTAAATCATAGGACTAAAGTTGCTTTCACTGAATATACCACATTGTGCGGCCGTTGTCATCGTGTTGTTAGGATTATATGTAAGAGTCCGACTGGCTGAGCCCGTACATGTAACTGGCTGACAACTTCAACAGGCCAAGCTCACAACTGGCTGGCTTCTCCAACTGGCTGAGCCCATAGCTGGCAGACTTCTTTTTTATTCCTAAAAATGTTGGTTTGGTGTTTTGTAGTGAGCTCGATTCAAATCATTATGGAGCACATTCTGTGAATATTGAACGCCAGATTGAATCAGGTAATTTTCATGACTTATTTCTGTGAAAAATCACAGGGAAGCAGTGTATCAGCTGTAAGGGCTCTTCTTTGAAGTTTAAAATTACATTAATACTGTACGTCATTTAAAGATACCTTTGTACTATTTTGGTAGTGGCCTTGCTCATAGCACAGGTGTTCCTTGAATTTAAACTTGGAAGAATAGTATGCGCTCcacaagtgaaagacttaaacttttgctaagaCTTtgttaaatgaaactttctaccTTTTgatcaccaaatcaagaatgaaaactaGGGGTTACAAAGCAAAGTTATgaactagagaaagaaattatctAGCATATAATGCtgccattcaaaatggccaccatccttgtgttaactctttggggaaaaaaacatttttgagttttgaaaaCCTGAGATCATGGTGAAAATATTCtaactcaaagagctttaacactttcactgcgtaattaatttttatacgtgcattcctgtgcgtagttttctatggatatatggccttataaatattgatttacatgcagtagctgtatctttgtaaCTATACGtgtattcgggacaattttttcagtgagtattgcaatatgacagagcatcataaaaatgaacaaaatgtcacgtgactcatctggaaggtcacgtgataatggcggccatattggatttgacaaaaaaattcaaaaaatgttgcattttttgatatttcaatatataaatgtattattTCTCAGCGTAACACTTAAAAAAATTCTACTTACATTATATTAACTCAAATTAAGCAGGGGGAACACATACTCTAAAACATATTCAACATAAAGGaggtaaatatgcatatttattacaagttcatcttcgaacaacaggtatcatctgacattcaaaagagagatATATTATATAGGGTATATGCTTATATACTTGTAGCtagtccgatgtgtaattgtcactgatagattgatgtcgtacaacatccacaggatacccAATCGACATTTGTGACGTTGGTCACCAACCCTTTGTAGCACTTTCCTCTCAGCATGCTCAGCTGGCCTACCTTTCTGTCTTGCTTGCAATCTCCgtctttgctcaactggttcgggaacatattcaagttcggtattagagttattatttgaaatttgacttccgctatctccgtcgagttcagtttcacgatctgtgacaattccactatcactgtccagaaaaacatgctcaagggcttaGTCAGTGTTAAAATGTGCCcgcgtcgccatttttaaataccccttgacagaaaaataacaactgatcacacgatccttacaaattACGGCGGAGAAATGACCGAGTATagcggcatttgtttacaaatttggcgcgcatgctcatttaggtttgacctctacctcgtacgctacactaggcttgaggaaatagtcaacaaacatgatgtagatcagacaaagccaacgtatatcgaacgcatataaacACGCatacgttcttggcgcgtttacgcgcctcccgcagtctggccgttggcgcagaatgcgccctcccgcggtgaaagtgttaaaatgagCCATCACATGTGGTAGATGAgaatagaattgtaaaatttgagagaCCCATTATCTGTCCGAAAGGCGCGTTCTACTTTAAGTTCATGGTGATTGGAATTAATTCACATGCCTGTCCATGAAAAATTGGAAGAAATTATAGCTTTACATATTATAATAACCTCACTTTGATTTGATGTACTGGATTGACCTCACTTCGATTTGATGTACTGGATTTTTGAATctgttgaaaatgatgaaatctgatTCAAGTGAATAAGTGATATTTGTACACGGTATCGGCTCATGCCTGATGTCAACAAGCGTTTGAAACAATATCACAGATCAGACCCATTGATCCATATCCACAGATTGGTAATCAAGTTTTACAATTCCTGCATTGTTGTGTCAAACTGTCTGACCcagaaaattcaaattgcaAGATGTCAATTCAGACTAAAAAGTGACACAGTGGGGTCTTTGTTACATAGCTGTGTGAGCATACAGTGCTTGTCTACAATTCTTTAACATTAACTCAAGTGCTGAGATAAGGCCTTTCATGTCATGACATAAAGTACTGCAAACCATTCTACCTCCTGTAACCCATATGTTGACACGGTGGAAAATCTAGCTATGTGTATTAAATGAAGATCAAACGGTGCATATTTTGACTTTTGAGACCCAAAGTTAAAATATGCACATTCCAGTAGAATGTGTCATAGGTTACTTTAGGTCAGATTTGAATTGACTGGGAGAGAACCTTTGCCTACAGTTCAATTTCCAGTACAATGACAGTTCAGCCTGCTACTAGTCTGGTTTCACATACTTTATGATGGTGAATTagtcaaaaaatataaatgtgcTGACAGCTGGAGGCTGCAGAGATAGATAATCTCAACAGTATAAGTGAATTGGGATTATGGCATTTCTTTGTAACTTCTGGTTGcagtattaaggtagaacgtgcctcggggacagatattcagactctcaaacttttacaattcttttctgatctatcacttgtaatgattcattttaaagctcttggtgtaagaaaactttttacttgcctagtttttcaaaatttgaaaatttatttttctccatagagttaacacaaggatggcggccattttgatttttaaatatcggtaaatcttgggttatttgtttctctagtaccaaatttgcaaattgttactcttgattttgaaagagaatggttgaaagattccctaAGGAGagtttagcaaaagtttaaatctttcgatttcaaggcgcatactacccaCACCTAGACAATGTCACATGTAATATAAACTTTGATGTGATATAACtggaaaatattctttccagtTCTGTAAGTGTTTGACTACATCACCAAAATTAGTTTGATCTTCacaaattgttttcaaaggtGACTTGGGACCTGTGTACTGGAAAATGGGTGAGAGAGTGAACTTTGGTGTAATGATGTATTTCTATGTTTTCTGTTTCCCCAGGATTGATAGCTGTGTAGGATCAGAAAACCACAGGTCATTCCTCTGTTCTTTGATCCTTCTTGTCATTGTTGGAATTTGGGGCTCATATGTCAGTCTTCAAACTGTTTGCACTTACCAGGGTGTCAACCACATGTATGTACCGCACTTTGACTGTCAGCATGTCTATCAGTCTCAGAGGTGAGTGATTCCATAAGTACTTATATTTGCTCTGAGAGAAATGTTTTCTGAGATTTGAAACTCAAGACTGTGATCAAACACATGCATAGTCTGTAGAAGCACTTATTATTCACAggattgtaattttgttttgtttgctgaGAGATGTATCTTAACAATTAAATCCCAGTCACAGAGAGAATAAGAGATTCAATCATTTAGTCAGTAAATTTAAATCACAGTTATGTCAAAACACGTCTCAAACATCAAAATGGttcagacatacatgtacctgtgaAAATGAATTGCTTTCACTTGGTAACCAGAGTGTATACCAAGACATGTTTTTCTTTTAATATTCTGGTACTGCTTCATTTTTGACTTTCACTTTTTTGCCTGGACCAGCCAATTTTACTCTTTATGTAGCAGATTTGAATTTGAATCGTCTCTGCAGTATTCAGAACAGTAGTGCCCAGAACTCCAGGGTCTACGGCATGACTAGTAAAATAGACTGTAGAACTACTAAATGTGTGTGTGATATTTGTCATGGTGATCATCAAAAACTGAACAGATTTGCTGACTCATTCAATTTCTTGTTCAGTATTTAGTCTCTCAGTGCTTTTCAGATAGGGAAAACATACCTTTCTTCAGATTGTTGCACAGGAATCATCCTTAAATTTGCTGTATGCATATTTTACCTGGTGTGGCAAACAAACGAACAGCCAGGATAGTTTCTTTGTGTGGAGTTATACAGCACTACAACATGCCATGCTTCTCTTGAAGGCTTGTACCATTGTTATTGGCAGTGTTCAATGCCAATTGTATTCTTTTACAGCAATTTTACTCTTTTACTGGCAACTTTACTCTTTTACTGCCAACTATACTCTTTTCCTGCAAAGTTTTTCACTGTTCGTGTGTGCATATCATTAGAAATCTTTACGGATGAACTCTTATGATGTATATTAATATTCTGACCTAATTTGTACCTACATTGTTTGATTGTCGCTCTACAGCATTAATGATGTTTCTTTAtaacttttttctcttttttccctACCAGGACAGCATTGATATTTACATCCATCTTGTACACTTCAGCCGTGGTGATTGGATTCACAGCTCTTTTTCTCCAACAAAGCTACCTGGTATGCACCGGCATAACTTACAGAGAGTACAGGTTTCAAGATTACACATACTACAGCAAGAATTATGCAAAAAATCTCATGAATTTCGTTTTCAAGAGAAAGAACTCAAACCGTAGAATAGAAATTTAGAAACATAGTACAAGGGCCATTCCACTGACTGTCAAACTTCTTTCGTCTTAATTATGCACCATTGTTTTTatagtagtatgcgccttgaaagacttaaacttttgctcagtttccttaaggaatctcaaccattctctttcaaaatcaagaataaaaattgggggtcactatgcaaatttcggtactagagaaacaaataactcaagatttaccaatattgaacattcaaaatggccgccactcctgtgttaactctatggagaaaaataaaattttctaatttcgaaaaactaagccattaaaaagttttcttacaccaagagcttcaaaatgaacccccacaagtggtatatcagaaaaaaattgtgaaagtttgagagtctgaaaatctgtccccgaggtgcgttctaccttataCACTTTTCAGGCAGAGGTTGACCACTGTAGAGTGGTGGCAGTATTAAATGGAGACACAAAAAACTTgaactttttgacaaaattttaaaacattcctgTTCAGTTTTTAGAACAATGCATATTGTCCCACTGCCACGACCAGATTTAGATACCCTGTGGAGAAACTGTTTAGCACAGTCAGATGTGTTATTTACAtgatttaatattatatagggctcagcccttggtgtcgcgccaggggttaagattggcaatgttatttgtattgattcatgataaactgtaattgttatttcataaacgtttatatgacaactatgcccagtttccctctgatgaaagcagttcacgtacttacacgacgtcaaaccctgcagcagggcaggtatagattttctgtagcgtgtaaaaattttgaacaaaaattggcaatttttacaatgataatagCCTATTGctttaaacaagggacgtattatgcaataattatcattgcaatagtaaccgcactgcccaccttccagcttgcaagctgaaaactataagcgttccgtctaaaaacttgcaatttttaaatctaattattgacacagggggcgctcttctataattcaatcccagcattctttgcggatgcccccgttcatatgcacgacagttttctccgtttatctatatcaacgatactttgtatcagcgacaaggtgtataataacatttactggctaataaaagaggtatattttataaaaggcatgttatatcatagtaatttgtttcgtatttgtttatttacgagtactcaaaaaaaaaaacatggcggcgcccatgaaagaagggtacacttccggttactcgcatagtatattatgaataagcgcatgcctagtcagtaagccgctggcgcgactattaatgtCAACTAGTAAATTTCAGTCCAGAAAGAATCTAGCTCTGACAAGGTCTTTTGTACATGTTAGCATTAATGAATTATGTTTCCACTACTGTTCACCTTTCACCAGTCCaaaacaacattgttttgtgtaCCATTGTAGATTGCTTCATGTCCCCAGTTTATTGTATACTTTTACAACTCACCAATAGCTACAGCAGGTTTATATAAAGTACGATTCGTTTTGGcgttcaatattttcaataaatttactCATGATACATTTGTAGCAGTgtcattttttacatcaattagaAACAATTGAAACCATGTCATGTACATTTCCGCGCAATTCTgagaaaaaattgatgaactcATTTTATATGTGTATTTCATAGTTAAAAGACGTGCATGAAGATCTGAATTACATGAAAAATGAGGTGGAGAAAGTGCTGCCTGAAAAAAAGGGCCACAATTCCGCTTGAAAACAGACAATTTCAGGGAAAAAGCATCAACATCACGACTTTTTACTGAAGGCATATGTAGTTGGACAGACTGTGGATGGAGTAATGGTTTTAAGAGTTTATGTTTCCTGTATCAATATTGACTTtacaagaattcaaatgtctCATACATATTTCAGGTTCGATTTCTTGTCAATGTTTACCTCATAAGTATGCTATCAAGCAGCCTTTTGAGTAATTTTCTACTCAAATTTGCAAAGGCattctaattttcaatttttcacacCCTGTTTGCCCATCTTCAGCTGGATGCAAAGTATGCTTGTCTAAGTGTTAAAGTTCCGAATATGAATGTATTGTCTTAAAGATGAATTTTTGGGCAAATTTGAATTTAGAACCTCTCAAGCCCCTTCTCAATGGATGTTAGTAATGTACATATGCCATTCATTTCCCTCTGATCATGAGCTTGACCTTGAAACTCGGAGACAGATACCTGTCTTGTTTCGAGTACCCTCATAATTTTGATCAAGGTCCAACTTTAATACCAATAGCTATCTCGGAGCCATGATCTTTGTTTCCAAACAATTGGTGACTGTACTTTGACATGAACAATGGAACCAGACCTGCCCAGACATAGAGGATGAGCAATACTTTGCACGGGCTATGTGGTATACATTTCACTTGCATTTTCTCCTGTCGACTACAAAGCCCGTGTGTACTGTCAACTCAGTAATTCTCTTTCTTTGATCTGATTGGGTGAATCTATCTGCTCTGTGGCACAACAAGGGTCATATTTATTGCTGGCGAGATGGAGGTGTACATGTGTGGCAAATATTAATCTCAATACACACGTGTAAAATTTTATCAGTGCAGATCGTCTTTTTTATTTATCATGTTGTGTGAGTATGATACCATGCATTGGTCAAGTCAATGATAATAGTATTGCCTTcaaatttatttacttttcacaTAATTATAAATTTATGGATTTAGTGATTTGACGTTGTCTTTGCTATCTTTTGGCGCAACTCCCGGATTCACAAGATTGTAACCTGGGCAGACTTCAAACTCACGCGATGAAGGTCAGATGGTAGTAAATGTCCATAATGTTTGGTTAATAAACTTGTTTTTTGTCGTTCTAATTATCATTGAAAATGTCAACATGAATTTGGAAAACACCGTTGACTTTCTTGAGGATAATGACAGACTTTCCAGTACCAATGGTAGAGCCATCTTCCGCTAACATCTTGTACCTACCAACGTCGTATCCATAATCTCCATCCACTACAATTTCTTCATTCTTGATATCGAAATTTGCAATGCCCTTGGCCCTCAGCGCACCCATGGTTTCTTCAACGGCtgcagaaaatcaaagcaaGACTTCAGTGACAACCATGTGCAATTATGTATGTCGTTGCACATGAGAGCTATTTTAGGTCGTCGAACTATTTGCAGGGACAAAGTCACTGCTGTAGTACTTTGAATGGGTTGATCAATATTGGTACCATTTGATCGTCTGATTAtatttattagctccgctgtcagcgacgcggagcttatcaaataggttgattatccgtcgtcgtccggcgtccggcgtccgtcgtccgtcgtcgtccgtcaacaattgccttctcctctgaaaccacaagtccaattgctttgaaattttatatgcagttcacttggggtgaccttagttcagtttgttcaaatcatggtgaaatttgcatatttgtatttttggggcattttttggtgtttttggtaaaaaaatcttcttctctgaaaccactcgttcgattgctttgaaatttgatatgcagtttgcttaggatgacttaaatcagatttgttcaaatggtggtgaaatttgcatatttgtatttttaaggcaatttttgtcatttttggtaaaaaaatctttaaaaatcttcttcttcaaaactactggtcagatagcttttatatttggtacatatgtccctagggataatctatttcagatttgttcaaattgtgcagaaatatgcaaatttgcattttgaaggcaatttttaccatttttggtcaaaaaatgtatttctcaaaaagtactggtctgatagttttgaaatttggtatacaggtttctatagatgaactaagtaatatatattgaatttctgatgaaatctgtaattttgtatttttggggcaatttttgccatttttggtcaaaaaatatgtatttccaaaactactcatctgatagctttgaaatttggtatagaggtttctacagataaactaaatgatatttatggaaataatgatgaaatctgcaattttgtaattttggggcaatttttgccatttttggtcaaaaaatgtgtttctcaaaaagtactggtctgatagctttgaaatttggtatacaggtttctacagataagcttcgtaatatatattgaatttctgatgaaatctgtaattttgtatttttgggcaatttttgtattttgggcaatttttgccatttttggtcaaaaaatgtgtatttccaaaactacttatctgatagctttgaaatttggtattcaggtttccatagatgaactaaatgatatttattgaaataatgatgaaatctgcaattttgaatttttggggcaatttttcccatttttggtcaaaaaatgcgtttctcaaaaagtactggtccaacagctttgaaatttggtataactaagtgtgatattttgaaattatgatgaaatctgcaatttttatttttgggggcaattgttgccatttttggtcagaatattttattctcaaaaaactactcatcagatagctttggttgacatgttcttagggatgatcggatatgatatattcaaagtatgatgaaatcttcaattttgtatttttgcagcttattttagccacatttttctggccactgcattgagttatcaaagatttccaccttcttcatcaacatgtgtcaaaaatagttattctgtaaataaacacagcggagctatatcggccgctaggtcgcttgtaagTATGTTGAATTTAAAAAAGTTGTCCACAAGATATATCTCAGCAGACAGAATGGATAGATAGAGTAACATCAAATTTCAAGTATCTACCTAAAAAAATTAGTACCAGCAAACTTGCATCCAGTATAACACAATATCAGTCGTTTGACCACTTTGTTTCATTAAATGGCAGATTTTAAATTATCTTAATTCGAATTATTCTATGTTAATTACTGAATGGTG
This DNA window, taken from Ptychodera flava strain L36383 chromosome 4, AS_Pfla_20210202, whole genome shotgun sequence, encodes the following:
- the LOC139131133 gene encoding uncharacterized protein; protein product: MASGKSIIEDITSKLSKYYQSGDMKSISEFYTEDCRIMAPGMETQGGRKAVEETMGALRAKGIANFDIKNEEIVVDGDYGYDVGRYKMLAEDGSTIGTGKSVIILKKVNGVFQIHVDIFNDN